One segment of Ziziphus jujuba cultivar Dongzao chromosome 12, ASM3175591v1 DNA contains the following:
- the LOC107428679 gene encoding carbonic anhydrase 2 isoform X1: MAGTIRKCMLLCCSAKVSKEEDMARDSYEEAIAGLAKLLSEKEHLEEVAAAKIKQITAELESAGSKHFDPVERIKTGFNHFKTQKYEKNPDLYGALAQGQSPKFLVFACSDSRVCPSHILDFQPGEAFSVRNIANMVPPYDRTKYSGVGAAIEYAVLHLKVEHIVVIGHSCCGGIKGLMSIPDDGATSSDFIEQWVQICSPAKNKVKTEYSDLSFSEQCTNCEKEAVNVSLGNLLTYPFVREGLVKKTLALKGAHYNFVNGTFELWDLDFKIAPSLSA, encoded by the exons ATGGCAGGGACAATTAGAAAATGCATGCTCCTATGTTGCTCTGCAAAGGTTTCG AAGGAAGAAGACATGGCGAGGGATTCGTACGAGGAAGCCATTGCCGGACTCGCAAAGCTTCTCAG CGAGAAAGAACACCTCGAGGAAGTCGCCGCCGCAAAGATCAAGCAGATAACGGCCGAGTTGGAATCGGCCGGTTCCAAACATTTTGACCCGGTCGAGAGGATTAAAACCGGGTTCAATCACTTTAAGACTCAGAAATATGA GAAGAATCCCGATTTGTACGGAGCACTTGCCCAAGGCCAAAGCCCCAAG TTTTTGGTATTTGCTTGCTCTGATTCCCGAGTTTGCCCCTCTCATATCCTGGATTTCCAACCTGGAGAGGCCTTCTCCGTTCGAAACATAGCCAACATGGTCCCACCATATGATCGG ACAAAATACTCAGGAGTGGGTGCGGCCATTGAATATGCGGTATTGCATCTGAAG GTGGAGCATATTGTGGTGATTGGACACAGCTGCTGTGGGGGCATAAAGGGGCTTATGTCTATCCCAGATGATGGTGCAACTTCTAG TGATTTCATAGAGCAGTGGGTCCAAATATGTTCACCAGCCAAAAACAAGGTGAAAACAGAATATAGTGACTTGAGTTTCTCTGAGCAGTGCACCAACTGCGAGAAG GAGGCTGTGAATGTGTCCTTGGGAAACTTATTGACATACCCATTCGTTAGAGAAGGGTTGGTGAAGAAAACTCTGGCTTTAAAGGGTGCACACTACAATTTTGTAAATGGGACTTTCGAGCTTTGGGATCTTGATTTCAAAATTGCACCATCTTTGTCTGCATAG
- the LOC107428679 gene encoding carbonic anhydrase 2 isoform X2, translating to MARDSYEEAIAGLAKLLSEKEHLEEVAAAKIKQITAELESAGSKHFDPVERIKTGFNHFKTQKYEKNPDLYGALAQGQSPKFLVFACSDSRVCPSHILDFQPGEAFSVRNIANMVPPYDRTKYSGVGAAIEYAVLHLKVEHIVVIGHSCCGGIKGLMSIPDDGATSSDFIEQWVQICSPAKNKVKTEYSDLSFSEQCTNCEKEAVNVSLGNLLTYPFVREGLVKKTLALKGAHYNFVNGTFELWDLDFKIAPSLSA from the exons ATGGCGAGGGATTCGTACGAGGAAGCCATTGCCGGACTCGCAAAGCTTCTCAG CGAGAAAGAACACCTCGAGGAAGTCGCCGCCGCAAAGATCAAGCAGATAACGGCCGAGTTGGAATCGGCCGGTTCCAAACATTTTGACCCGGTCGAGAGGATTAAAACCGGGTTCAATCACTTTAAGACTCAGAAATATGA GAAGAATCCCGATTTGTACGGAGCACTTGCCCAAGGCCAAAGCCCCAAG TTTTTGGTATTTGCTTGCTCTGATTCCCGAGTTTGCCCCTCTCATATCCTGGATTTCCAACCTGGAGAGGCCTTCTCCGTTCGAAACATAGCCAACATGGTCCCACCATATGATCGG ACAAAATACTCAGGAGTGGGTGCGGCCATTGAATATGCGGTATTGCATCTGAAG GTGGAGCATATTGTGGTGATTGGACACAGCTGCTGTGGGGGCATAAAGGGGCTTATGTCTATCCCAGATGATGGTGCAACTTCTAG TGATTTCATAGAGCAGTGGGTCCAAATATGTTCACCAGCCAAAAACAAGGTGAAAACAGAATATAGTGACTTGAGTTTCTCTGAGCAGTGCACCAACTGCGAGAAG GAGGCTGTGAATGTGTCCTTGGGAAACTTATTGACATACCCATTCGTTAGAGAAGGGTTGGTGAAGAAAACTCTGGCTTTAAAGGGTGCACACTACAATTTTGTAAATGGGACTTTCGAGCTTTGGGATCTTGATTTCAAAATTGCACCATCTTTGTCTGCATAG
- the LOC125420013 gene encoding transcription factor WER, translating to MEGENQYKKGLWTEEEDKVLLDYIRVHGKGQWNRIPKATGLKRCGKSCRLRWLNYLSPTVKRGGFSEEEDDLIIRLHNLLGNRWSLIAGRVPGRTDNQVKNHWNTHLCKKLGIVKKQPTRKIAKIPQVIDDDDDENQPARFPIDNSNSKLSPNISTNSSFNKSVGAMEKKAKPLDDGVGKASNNYEDHEQVPWMVNKHLCESILFSNDDLMLINNPGFVDFLDAYYLDLTSHCL from the exons ATGGAGGGTGAAAATCAGTACAAGAAGGGGCTGTGGACGGAGGAGGAGGACAAGGTTTTGCTAGATTACATACGGGTACATGGCAAAGGCCAATGGAACCGGATTCCCAAGGCCACGG GTTTAAAGAGGTGTGGGAAAAGCTGCAGGTTGAGGTGGCTTAATTATCTAAGCCCCACTGTCAAACGTGGTGGTTTTTCTGAGGAAGAAGATGACCTCATTATCAGACTCCATAATCTCCTTGGAAACag gtGGTCACTGATAGCAGGTAGAGTACCGGGTAGAACTGACAACCAAGTAAAGAACCATTGGAACACCCATCTCTGCAAGAAGCTAGGAATCGTCAAGAAACAACCAACAAGAAAAATTGCTAAAATCCCACAAGTaatagatgatgatgatgatgagaacCAACCAGCAAGATTTCCCATTGATAATTCCAATTCCAAGCTTTCTCCGAATATTTCCACTAAttcttcttttaataaatcCGTGGGAGCTATGGAGAAGAAAGCAAAGCCTTTGGATGATGGAGTAGGTAAAGCATCAAATAATTATGAAGATCATGAGCAAGTTCCATGGATGGTGAACAAGCATTTGTGCGaatcaatattattttctaatgaTGATTTGATGTTAATCAATAACCCTGGCTTTGTTGATTTTCTTGATGCTTATTATCTTGACCTAACGTCACATTGTCtataa